In Coraliomargarita sinensis, the genomic stretch TATACCCCCGCCGAATTGCGGAAGAATACGCTTTCCTGCGTGGCTCAATACATCGCCTGCGGTCTCGATCCGGAGCGCTCGAATATTTTCATTCAGTCGCACGTGACCGGGCACACCGAGCTGGCCTGGGTGCTCAGCTGCATCACCCCGATTGGGGACCTCCAGCGCATGACGCAATTTAAGGAAAAAGCGGCCAAGCTGGGATTCAAAGTGGCCGAAGGGGATGGAGCCGACCTGAAGTTTTCGCATGAAGGGGCTCGTGCCCAGGCCTCGGTCAACTCCGGGCTGTTGATGTATCCGGTTCTGATGGCGGCGGATATCCTGCTCTACAACGCCGATGCTGTGCCGGTTGGCAACGACCAGCGTCAGCACCTCGAGCTTTGCCGTGATTTGGCTCAACGTTTCAACCATAACTACTCCGAGACTTTTACCATCCCTGAGCCTTTTATCCCCGCCTCCGGGGCCCGGATCATGTCGCTGCAGGACCCGGATCGTAAAATGTCCAAGAGCGACGAGAATCAAAACGCCACACTTTACATTCTGGACGACCCAAAGGTCCTGCAGAAAAAGATCATGAGCGCGGTGACCGACTCCGGTAGTGAGATCAAGGCTGCCGACGATAAGCCCGGTGTCTCCAATCTCCTGCAGATCTATGCCGCTTCCTCCGGGCGCGAGATCGCTGATATCGAAGCATCGCTGGCTGGCGAGGGCTACGGCACCTTGAAGAAGGAGGTGGCCGATGCCGTGATCGCCATGCTCGAACCGGTGCAGGCCAGGTATAAAGAACTGATTGCCGACAAGGCCTATCTAGAAGGTGTGCTCAAGGCCGGAGCCGGCGTGGCTCAGAAACGGGCTTACAAGATCCTCTCCAAGGTCTATCGAAAAGCAGGTTTCGTGGAGCGGCCACGTTAGGCTACATCGAAAAGAGAGTTGATTGCTGTTGGATGAGTGGTTTGACTGTGTCCCCGAACAGCGTACAGCCCCTTTTGCATGCATCCTGACGACGACCCGCAAACAACGCTCAGTAAGTGGCCCTTCATACTCGGGGACGTCTTGCTTGTCGCTACCGCTCTCTCCATTGCGGTTCTCGGTGGCTGGCAACTCACGAACTGGCAGGTTGGGGCCTGTGTTGCCGCAGTGGCCCTGGGGGCAGGGCTCTTCGTTCTGCCTTACGTGGTGGAGTTTAAGGTGCGGGTGCGCGAAGAGCGTGAAGACCGCGAGGCGGATCTGCGTATTTTACAGAAACATATCCTGAATGCAGAACAGGAAATCAGTGGGCTGGATGCCCGGATGCGTGGTCTGGAGGATTCGGTCTCCCAGGCTGGGGGCCCCAATGCCGCGCTGACGGAAGTCATCGACCAAAAAATAAAGCAACTGGAGGAAGACCGCAGGGCCCAGGAGAAAGTTGTGCAGGACTTACAGGAGGAGTTTAAAGCCTTGCCCAAGGAAGTGCCGCCCGCATTCGACCCGGAAGTGCTGGAGCCGATTGAAAAACGCCTGGCCGCGCTTGAGGCGAAACCGAAGCCGGAACCCGCACCCAAAGCCGTTGGGCCAGCACCGGTCGAAACGGGCCCGAAACAAGCGGAACCGGCTCCCTCGACCGGGAAGACAACACCGCCAGCCAAGCCGGAAAAGACCGTGGCTCAAATCGAGCGCCCCAAGCGCTCCGCCCGTGAGCGGCATGGTCCCGAGGAAGCTCGGCTTCTGCAGCGTGCGATTACTGATAAGGGGGATAATTCTTCGGCGGCGGTCAGCCGGATCATCGAGTCCAAGGCGAAAGAGCAAGCGGCCAAACCGTCTCCCGAGGCAAAGGCACCGGAGCCCGTTGTCGAAGAGCCCGAGCCCGAGGTCGAGGAAAAGGAAGCGGAGCAGGATTCCCCTCCATCCGAGACGCCGGAAGCCACCGAAGGGAAGGTCCCTGCCGAAGAAAAGGCCAGTTCCACCGAAGAGGAAGCACGGCCCGAAAAGGAGAATGTCGAAAACAGGCAAGTTCCGGACGAAACCCACAAGGCTCCCGAAGCTGGAAGTGCGGGCATGCTCTTTGACGAGGAGAAAATCACTTCGCCTGTTACCCGAACGAAAGCCAAAAAGAATGATGCTGTGCTGACTGCCTCCGTTTTTATCGGAATCGGGAACAAGCCCTACTTGCGCGGCAGTGGAGGAGGCCTGAATTGGGACAAAGGTGTCGTGATGGAATTTCAGGAAATTGGCAAATGGCGTTGGGTGGCTCCTTCGGATCTGGACGCTGCGATTGACGTTCAAATCTACCGGAATGACGAGGATCCCGACAAATCCGGGAAATATACGGTCGAGCCTGGTCAGAAACTAGAGGTTTCCCCGGTCTTTTGATACGTTCTTGCCTTTTGTCAGCGTCCGACACATCAAGAAAACAGATGAGCGAGAAAGACTATCCTGAGTTGCCCCTCAGTTTTGAGGAATTGTTAGCCAACTTTCCGGATGCGGTGGTCGTTCATAGTATGGATAACCGGATCCTGTATTGGAATCGTTTTGCCGAGAGTCTTTACGGATGGTCTGCGGAAGAGATTATGGGTCGGTCGATCGAGCGGATCTTTTATCTCGATAGCCAACATCGGAAAGTCGCGGTGGCTGAGTTGCGCGACAAAGGGAGTTGGTCCGGTGAGCTCCGCCAAATCGATCGTGAGGGGCACGAACACTTAATCGATGCCCGCCAACAGCTGTATCGCGACAGCGCGGGCGAGGCGCTTGCCGTGCTTTCTTTCAACCGCGACATCACTCAGGAAAAGAAACAGGCCGATGCCGCGGCACGGGCGCATCATATTCAGTCGTCGAGTTTGCTGGCCGGTGGAATCGCCCATGAGTTAAATAATGCACTCGCTCCCATCATGCTTTCATCCGCCATGCTCAAGCGGACGGTGGCCGATGATAAATCGAAGGGTATGGTGGCCATGATCGAAAAATGCGCGACCAAAGGGGCGGATTTGATCACCGATCTTCTCGCCTTCGAGCGTGGAAAAGGCGGGGGCAACGAAGTCATACGCAAGACCCAGATCCTTCGTGCGATTCAACGGGCCAAGGTAGCCGTGGTGCCGGAGAATGTGGATCTGAACGTCCACATGGCCGAAGACCTTTGGGAGTTTCGCGGTGAGGCCGCTGAACTAAACGAGGCTTATCAGCACATCATGCAAAATGCCTGCGAGGCGATGCCGGATGGCGGCACGCTCTCGATTGAAGTGGCGAATTGCCGCTGCGATGAAAACTTTGCCAATCTCGCCCCCGAAGCCGAAGTCGGCGCTTACGTCAGTATCGCTTTCAAGGATACCGGTTTCGGTATTGATGAGAACATCATTAAACGCGTCGCCGAACCTTTTTTCACCACCAAAGAGCCCAAGCAGGGCTTTGGCTTCGGCCTCTCCAATACCCAGGCGATCGTCAAGGGACACAAGGGGTTCATGGTGCTCGAAAGTAATAGGGGCACCGGCACCACACTGACGCTCTACATACCCGCCGATGCGCAGGATCAGGATGGCGGCGAGGGTGTATCAATAGTGGAAGATCGCAGTTCGGGGAACGGACGTCTTGTTTTGGTGGCCGATGACGAGCTCTTTATCCGTGAGACGATTAAACGAACTTTGGAAGACCGTGGTTATCGTGTGCTAACGGCTCAGGACGGAACCGAGGCACTGGCCGTGTATGCGGCCAACCAAACTGAGATCGACATGGTCGTCACCAATGTGGAGATGCCATTCATGGATGGCCCGGCGCTTTGCCGCGCGCTCAAGAAGCTTAACCCTGATGTGCGCATACTGGTGTCGAGTGGACACAAGCAGCGGGAAAAAGTACAGGAGATCAAGGCCTGTGGGGTGGAGCAGTTTTTGGCCAAGCCCTACACCGCCGATCAACTGGCGGATCGTATCAAAACACTCATCGAGGAATAAAAAGGATAGGCTTCAGTCCCCAAACTTTGGTGTAGACCCCAAAAAGCTCCGATTATTCATCGAAGCATGGTACCCAGAGTGGGCCTCGAACCCACACTCCCGAAGGAACCAGATTTTGAGTCTAGCGCGTCTGCCAATTCCGCCATCTGGGCATGTCAACACTACGACGAATGGACGTCTTGAGCGTGATTGCAAGATTTTGTGTTATTCTGGTTTCCTGAATGTGACATTTTGCCCGTTGATTTCCTTACGCAGATGTATTTTCTCTGTAGTGTGACGTTATGAATATTCTTTTCATAGAGGATGAGAAAGATCTTCAAGCTAGCGCTGTGGCGCAGTTGGAATTGAAAGGGCATATAGTCTATCCTACCTTTGATCTGGAGGAGTCGCGGGCCATCTTGTCGGACCAGAGCATCAGGATCGACTTGATTATCAGTGATCATCGTTTGCCGGACGGTCTCGGTATACAGTTTGTTCTGGAGATACGTGACCAGTTCCCGGAGTGCAAAACCGTGATTGTCTCGGGCTGCTTGACGCCCAAAGACATTGAGACCCTGGAAGAAAACGACATCCCATACTACAAAAAACCTCTCCTATACGCTCGGGTGATCGAGGAGATGCGTGACAAGCCTTTGGATTCGGCACCCGTGCATGTGGCCCCGGAACCCGAGCCTGAGTTGCCCGCCGGGCCTGAGCCGGAGCCGGAAGTTTCTGAGAAGAAAAAAGTCTTTGGATTTTGGCCTTTCCGTTAGGTACTATGATGCCTCTTCGGAGTCAGTTCGGTATTCAGCTGTCAATTCGGGCGCTCTAATGACAAGGCATCGACTGAGCGTGGCCCTCCATCTCGTCGTAGGTGCGACGGCACCGAGATGAAGTCGAACGCTTTGGAATTGCCCACACAAAAAATCTGCCCGGGCCGGAGCCAGCGGGCAGATTTCGAAATTTTGAAACACTCGACGATGCGTGACTAGCACATCGTGAGTGGCGCTTAGCCCTTGTAGATCTTTAGCAGAGCGTCGGCGATCTCGGAAGGATTGCGGGCGATGGAGACGCCGGCATCTTCCATGGCGGCAAATTTCGCTTCGGCTGTGCCGGCACCGGATGCCGACACAATTGCCCCAGCGTGGCCCATGGTCCGGCCTTTGGGCGCGGATGCTCCGGCGATAAAGCCGGCGACCGGCTTTTTCACGTGTTCCTTGATATAGGCACAGGCATCTTCCTCGGCGCTGCCACCGATCTCACCGATCATGATGATGGCGTCGGTATCCGGATCTTCGTTAAACATCCGAATGGCATCGGTCTGCGAGGTGCCGTTGATGGGATCGCCGCCGATACCGATGCAAGTGGATTGGCCGTGGCCTTTTTGTGTCAACTGCCAGACCGCTTCATAAGTCAGGGTACCGGAGCGGGAGACGACACCGACACGGCCGGGCTTGTGGATGTAGCCGGGCATGATGCCGATCTTGCACTCGCCCGGCGTGATGATGCCGGGGCAGTTCGGGCCGATCAGGCGTGTTTTGGTGTTGTGAAAATAGAGGCGGCGGCGCACCTCGGCCATATCGCGGACAGGAACGCCCTCGGTAATGCAGATGACGAGCGGCACTTCCGCTTCAATTGCTTCCAGAATCGAGTCGGCGGCGAAGGCCGGCGGCACATAAATCACGGATACGTTGGCGCCGTGCTCTTCGACGGCTTCGGCCACAGTGTTACAGACGGGGACTTTATCTTCCCACATTTGACCGCCCTTGCCGGGGGTCACACCTGCGACGACGTTGGTGCCGTATTCGATGCATTGCTTCGTGTGAAAGGTGCCGGTTTTACCGGTGATCCCTTGAACGACGAGACGCGTGTCTTTGTTTACGAGAATACTCATTGGATGTGATTGCTGAAGTTTCGGTTCGCAGGATTTAGTTCTGGACTTGTTTGACGATGAGCTCGGCGGCTTCGACGAGGCTGTCGGCCGGAGTCAGCGCAACATCGCTTTCGCGGAGCAGCTTTTTGCCCTCTTCGACGTTGGTACCTTCGAGCCGAACGACGAGCGGCACTTGAATGTCGACGTTCTTGGCCGCCGCAATGATCCCGCGGGCGATGACGTCACACTTCATAATACCACCGAAGATGTTGACCAGAATGCCCTTCACGTTGGGATCGGAGAGGATGATTTTAAAGGCCGCCGTGACCTGATCCTCGTTGGCACCGCCGCCGACATCGAGGAAGTTGGCGGGTTCACCACCGAAGCTCTTGATGATGTCCATAGTCGCCATGGCAAGACCGGCCCCGTTCACCATGCAGGCGATGTTACCATCCAGCGCGATGTAGGCGAGGTGGTGCTTGGAGGCTTCCACTTCCTTGGGGTCCTCTTCATTGAGGTCGCGTAGCTGTTGGATGTCCGGGTGCTGGAAGATAGAGTTGCTGTCAAAAGAGACTTTGGCATCCAGCGCAAAGATGTCGCCAGCCGGAGTGCTGATGAGCGGATTGATCTCCACCAGCATGGCGTTCTTCTCCCAGTAAAGCTTGTAGAGTCCGGTAAGAATGCGGGCAAACTGCTTGACCTGATCGCCGCTGAAGCCGAGCTCAAAAGCGACACGGCGGCAGTGGTGGTGGCGGAGGCCCATGGTTGGGGAGATCGGCACGCGGATGATCTTCTCCGGACTTTTCTCGGCCACGTCTTCGATATCCATGCCGCCTTCGGTCGAGGCGATGATGACGGACTGGGCCGTTTCCCGGTCGAGCACGATGGCAAGGTAGTATTCGTGCGCGATGTCGCAGGCTTCGGTGAAATAGATGGTCTGCACCTTGCGGCCTTCAGGGCCGGTTTGCTTGGTCACCAAAGTGTTATCCAACATGTGGTTGGCAGCATCCAGGGCGGCCGCGCGGCCTTGGCAGAGCTTCACGCCCCCCTCATAGCCGTCGGTGAAGGTGCCCTTGCCCCGGCCCCCCGCA encodes the following:
- the trpS gene encoding tryptophan--tRNA ligase, with product MSDNKPVILTCAQPTGVLTIGNYLGAVKNWATMLDDYDCYFGVVDQHAITVKYTPAELRKNTLSCVAQYIACGLDPERSNIFIQSHVTGHTELAWVLSCITPIGDLQRMTQFKEKAAKLGFKVAEGDGADLKFSHEGARAQASVNSGLLMYPVLMAADILLYNADAVPVGNDQRQHLELCRDLAQRFNHNYSETFTIPEPFIPASGARIMSLQDPDRKMSKSDENQNATLYILDDPKVLQKKIMSAVTDSGSEIKAADDKPGVSNLLQIYAASSGREIADIEASLAGEGYGTLKKEVADAVIAMLEPVQARYKELIADKAYLEGVLKAGAGVAQKRAYKILSKVYRKAGFVERPR
- a CDS encoding hybrid sensor histidine kinase/response regulator, coding for MSEKDYPELPLSFEELLANFPDAVVVHSMDNRILYWNRFAESLYGWSAEEIMGRSIERIFYLDSQHRKVAVAELRDKGSWSGELRQIDREGHEHLIDARQQLYRDSAGEALAVLSFNRDITQEKKQADAAARAHHIQSSSLLAGGIAHELNNALAPIMLSSAMLKRTVADDKSKGMVAMIEKCATKGADLITDLLAFERGKGGGNEVIRKTQILRAIQRAKVAVVPENVDLNVHMAEDLWEFRGEAAELNEAYQHIMQNACEAMPDGGTLSIEVANCRCDENFANLAPEAEVGAYVSIAFKDTGFGIDENIIKRVAEPFFTTKEPKQGFGFGLSNTQAIVKGHKGFMVLESNRGTGTTLTLYIPADAQDQDGGEGVSIVEDRSSGNGRLVLVADDELFIRETIKRTLEDRGYRVLTAQDGTEALAVYAANQTEIDMVVTNVEMPFMDGPALCRALKKLNPDVRILVSSGHKQREKVQEIKACGVEQFLAKPYTADQLADRIKTLIEE
- a CDS encoding response regulator, with product MNILFIEDEKDLQASAVAQLELKGHIVYPTFDLEESRAILSDQSIRIDLIISDHRLPDGLGIQFVLEIRDQFPECKTVIVSGCLTPKDIETLEENDIPYYKKPLLYARVIEEMRDKPLDSAPVHVAPEPEPELPAGPEPEPEVSEKKKVFGFWPFR
- the sucD gene encoding succinate--CoA ligase subunit alpha, with protein sequence MSILVNKDTRLVVQGITGKTGTFHTKQCIEYGTNVVAGVTPGKGGQMWEDKVPVCNTVAEAVEEHGANVSVIYVPPAFAADSILEAIEAEVPLVICITEGVPVRDMAEVRRRLYFHNTKTRLIGPNCPGIITPGECKIGIMPGYIHKPGRVGVVSRSGTLTYEAVWQLTQKGHGQSTCIGIGGDPINGTSQTDAIRMFNEDPDTDAIIMIGEIGGSAEEDACAYIKEHVKKPVAGFIAGASAPKGRTMGHAGAIVSASGAGTAEAKFAAMEDAGVSIARNPSEIADALLKIYKG
- the sucC gene encoding ADP-forming succinate--CoA ligase subunit beta is translated as MNIHEYQAKRLLKDYGVPVPKGYAAQTSREVETALSHLGDDDTIVVKAQIHAGGRGKGTFTDGYEGGVKLCQGRAAALDAANHMLDNTLVTKQTGPEGRKVQTIYFTEACDIAHEYYLAIVLDRETAQSVIIASTEGGMDIEDVAEKSPEKIIRVPISPTMGLRHHHCRRVAFELGFSGDQVKQFARILTGLYKLYWEKNAMLVEINPLISTPAGDIFALDAKVSFDSNSIFQHPDIQQLRDLNEEDPKEVEASKHHLAYIALDGNIACMVNGAGLAMATMDIIKSFGGEPANFLDVGGGANEDQVTAAFKIILSDPNVKGILVNIFGGIMKCDVIARGIIAAAKNVDIQVPLVVRLEGTNVEEGKKLLRESDVALTPADSLVEAAELIVKQVQN